The Spirochaetaceae bacterium nucleotide sequence CGCGTGACCCGCGTAGTTGGCCGACGTGGTCGACCAGTCGCCACCGGGGACTTGCCCCACGACAACCATGAGACACTGAACCCGCTTCCGCCATCGCAATCCTGCTTACTGACCCAGTCCGCGCCGCGGCACCGCGCCCGGTGCGTGCGGGCCGTGCTATAGTGCGCCGCCATGAGTCCGCTGAACCGCTGCCATGCGTTGACCTTCGACCTGTTCGGGACGGTGCTGGACCTGGCGGGCAGCCTGACGCCCGCCCTGGAGCCGCTGCTTGCCGGCCGGGCCGCCGGCGGAGCGGACGCGTTCTGGCGGCAGCTCCGCTACCGGCAGCGCATCGAGCAGTACCAGGACAGCCTGATGATGCTCGGTCATGGCGGCTACCTGGAGACGGTGCGGCGCGCGTTCAGCTACGTGGCGCGCGCCTGCGGGTTCACGCCTACCGTCGCCGACTACGAGGCCTACCTGGACGCCTGGGAGCGGCTGGACCCGTTCCCGGAGTGCCGGGGCGCGCTGGAGCGGCTGCGCGGGCGCTATCGGCTGGTGGCGCTGTCCAACGGCGATGCGCCCTACCTGGAGCGGCTGGTCGCGGG carries:
- a CDS encoding haloacid dehalogenase type II, encoding MSPLNRCHALTFDLFGTVLDLAGSLTPALEPLLAGRAAGGADAFWRQLRYRQRIEQYQDSLMMLGHGGYLETVRRAFSYVARACGFTPTVADYEAYLDAWERLDPFPECRGALERLRGRYRLVALSNGDAPYLERLVAGRIRVAFDAVISVDAAGAFKPHPAVYRLAARELRLEVGELAMVSANSFDVLGARTCGLRGIYVDRYRLPYEETAPQYLPDATVSDFDQLAALLLDS